Proteins from one Cervus canadensis isolate Bull #8, Minnesota chromosome 25, ASM1932006v1, whole genome shotgun sequence genomic window:
- the LOC122427362 gene encoding olfactory receptor 8S1-like gives MDLRNHSTVTEFILLGLSADPHIQALLFVLFLGIYLLTIMGNLMLLLVIKADSHLHTPMYFFLSHLSFVDICFSSVTVPKMLENLLSRRKTISVEGCLAQVFFVFVAAGTEACLLSVMAYDRYAAICHPLLYGQIMSKQLYKQLVWGSWGLGFLDALINIFLALNMIFCEAKIIPHYSCEMPSLLSLSCSDISRNLIALLCSTLLHGLGTFLLVSLSYAHIITAILSISSTSGRSKPFSTCSSHLTAVTLYFGSGLLRHLMSNSGSPAELIFSVQYTASLPC, from the coding sequence ATGGACTTGAGGAACCACAGTACCGTCACAGAGTTCATCCTCCTCGGACTGTCTGCCGACCCTCACATCCAGGCTCTGCTCTTTGTGCTATTCCTGGGGATTTACCTTCTGACAATAATGGGGAACttgatgctgctgctggtgaTCAAGGCTGATTCCCACCTCCACacgcccatgtacttcttcctgagCCACCTCTCTTTCGTTGATATCTGCTTCTCTTCAGTCACAGTGCCCAAGATGTTGGAGAACCTCCTGTCTCGAAGGAAAACGATATCGGTAGAGGGCTGCCTAGCTCAGGTCTTCTTTGTGTTTGTTGCTGCAGGGACCGAAGCCTGTCTGCTCtcagtgatggcctatgaccgctatgccGCAATCTGCCACCCTCTACTCTATGGGCAGATCATGAGTAAACAACTGTACAAGCAGCTTGTGTGGGGCTCATGGGGCCTGGGCTTTCTGGACGCACTCATCAACATCTTCCTGGCTCTGAACATGATCTTCTGTGAAGCCAAAATCATCCCTCACTACAGCTGTGAAAtgccctctcttctctccctgtcCTGCTCTGATATCTCTAGAAACCTCATTGCCTTGCTCTGTTCCACTCTGCTGCATGGGCTGGGAACCTTCCTCTTGGTCTCCCTATCCTATGCCCACATTATCACCGCCATCCTGAGTATCAGCTCTACCTCAGGCAGAAGCAagcccttctccacctgctcttcCCACCTCACTGCAGTGACACTGTACTTTGGCTCAGGTTTGCTCCGCCATCTCATGTCAAATTCAGGATCCCCTGCAGAACTGATCTTCTCTGTGCAATATACTGCATCACTCCCATGCTGA